One Bdellovibrio bacteriovorus genomic window, GTCGGTTTTTTCTTCGGTAGTTTGGACGGGGCAAGTTTGTCCCGATGAAATGCCCAGTATGCTGAAAATTCTGGAACGGGTGATTAACGATCACCAGGATTTTAGCAATCTTCGTCCTTCCTGGTATACTAACTTCAGTGCCAAAGGGCTCTAAAGAAGCGACCAAGTAGTTATTCTTGGCGTGAATATCACGATTCCGCCTTGACGGTTGTTGTCGACTTGTTACTCTTTAGAAAGAGGAACTTATATGTCTAAAAAAGTAATGGCAGCGATTTTAGGACTTTTGATTTCTGGCTGTACAAGCTCTTCCGTCAGAAATCCGGCGATGATCGGTGGATCTCAGGTCCGAGCTAAATCGGGTGTGTTTTTAGGGGATTGCTCGGGGACCATGATTGCGCCGCACATAATTCTGACGGCCGGTCACTGCGTTTATAGCTATAAGGAATCCCGAGAGCTCGGCCCCCTTCTTCACAAAGGCCGTGAAATCCTTATTAACAGTTTCGATGGCCCGGATGAGAAAAATATCAAGCGAACTTTCATCGTAGAAATTGACCGCACCGAAGTTCATCCTTCTTGGAAAATCGCGCTTAAGAATCCTCAGAAAAGTGCGGACGTCGCCGCTGACGCTCCCACCGTCAGCGATGTGGGGCTTGTTTTTCTTAAACAAAAACTCCCCGTTGAAACCGCCGTGCTGCCGGGGCCTGATCTTTTGGATCAAATGCCTTCGGACGTGATTGGTTTTGCGGTTCTTGGTGCGGGCTGCACTCGACGTGGCGATGACTTTTCTGCCGGAGCCATGAAGGGGGCACTTTATAATCGGGCATCAGTAAAGTCTCATAAAGTTTTGGTCGCTCCCCAGGACGCCATCACCGAAGCACCCGCAGGTCCTTGCAAAAAAGATTCTGGTGGGGGAGCTTTTCTATTAGATAAATCAGCAAAAAATTTCGAATCAGGGCCTGTTGTCGGTGTCTCAAGTATTATGGCGGGCACGGCTGAAGATGCGATGAGGGAAGCTCCCACGGCATTTTATATTGCTCGGATTGATAGAAAAGATGTTTTAGAGTGGATACAGTCCAAGATGAAGGGCAAAGCTCCTAAAGAAACGGCGCCCAGCCTTTAGCAAACGAGAGTCATGATTTCATATATCGACATCCTGAAATTTGAATACGGATCTCGCAAGCGTCAAAACCGCGCCTATTCAGAACGCGCTTTTGCCCGGGATCTGGGGGTGTCGGCCAGTTTCTTAAAAGCTCTTTTCCAAGAAAAAAAACACTTAAGTGAAGCGCGGGCCAAATTGGTGGCCAAAAAACTTAAGATTTCACAAAACGAACAGCAGGAATTTTTAAGGGTCTTTTATCGCACGGTGGCCTCGGCTTCCAAAAAAAAAGAAGGCAAAGCGATTCTAAAAAAAGACGACATCTCTGCTTTGTCGGAGTGGTGCTGTTTTGTGATCGTGGAATTGGTCAAGATCAAGCAAGGCGTGACGAGCCAAGAAATCTCAGCCGTGATCGGGATCTCTCCGTTAAAAACTAAAAATACCCTCAAGCTGCTAGTTGAAAAAAATATGCTTGTGGTAAAAGAAGGACGTTTCTTTAGTCATTTGGGGGCCTATGAGGTGCCCTCGATGCCTTCTGAAGCCATTCGTGGGTATCATCGCCAAATGCTCACTTTGGCCATCAAATCCCTCGAGGCTCAAACATTTGAAAATCGAGACTTCCGGGGCTTGACGTTAGCCATTGAAAAGTCTCGCATAGGCGAGGCAAAAAAATTCTTAGATAAATGTGTCAGCGAGTTTGAACGAAGATTTTCCGCTAAAGAGGCGGATGCGATCTATCAGCTCCATACAAGTTTTTTTAAGCTGAACAAAAAGGACTTCTGAGTTTTATTTTTTATCCATTCTAAAAAAAGACGTCGACAGTTGGTAAACGGCGTCCGCCTCGTCGCTGCGAAAGTGATCTTCAAAGGCCTCATGAAATCTTTTGATAAAGGCCTTGGCTTCGACCGTCCTTGATTTATTAAAAGCCAGGGTCACGCCACGAAAATCCCGGGAATAAGCGGGGGTGGTTTGAAGGGCTTTATTCGCACGATCTAACAATTGTTGATGGTACGATTCTAAGGCGGGCCCCAGCGCGGGATCGACTTCGTAATTTTTTGCCGGCGTATAGGAGCCGCGGTCATGAGCCTTTAAAAGGCCTAACAAGGTCAGCTGCTCAAGAGCCGTGTGAAAATCTTGATCCGAAATTTCTAAACTGTTTTGCACTTCGCGTGGGGCTCTATTTCCCCCGTGAAGTTTAAAAGCCTCAACTATCGCGAAATAATACCAGGGGAGCTCGGACCACTTTTCCATATTCAGGATCGCTTTTCCGCGGGGACGTTTCTGTGTTTGCGATGTCAGTTCGTAAACGGAAGATAGAAATTGATTCTTACGCTCTTCATCCCACGGAAGACGTTTAAGCACAGAAGCCGCCCGGATTTTGCTAAGATGGCGCTGGCCTTGGAAAAGCATTTTTAAAAAGCTTGCCGAAAGTCCCAGTTGGCGAGCAAAGGCCCTTTCAGAATAAGCCTTATTCTGCGATTTTCTGGCTTGATATTCATTTTTTAAAAGTTCGATATAATTGCTCACCTGGAAGAAATGATATGGAACCGGAGGCTCTCAGCTCAAGAGGGGGAGTCACATAGTGTTCACCGCAACGTTGTGCGTGGAGAACACGTGGTGTCACAACGGGCGTTCCCATGCGTTGACAATAAAGACCCGAACGCAATAGGTTTGCTCCGATCATTTGGGAATGCTTCGGGAGGAAGATGAAAGCACTGCTTCTAGTCATTTTGGTCCTTGGGGCTTTGTCTGGGAATGCGGCACCTGATCCGGGGGGCGGCGGTGGCACCGTGGGAAACGGTGGTGACGTGGTGGTGTGTCCTGCTCTAAACACGGTCCTGCTTTTAGATATCTATGAGGCCGATAAGCTCCGTGGATTTAAGTTATCCTTGGGAAGCTCGGAGTTGACCGTAAAGCAGAAAATTCAAATCGCTATCGCACGTCTTAAAAGACTTGATCCGGTTCGCGCATCGACCGTGGATTACAACGCAAATACTTTTTTTAAGGAAGCAAAGTTCATCAGCGGTATTGCCCTTCGCGATGTGGAAGATTCTTTAGAACCTTTTTTACCGGCGGGCTGCCATAAAGAACAAATCGCCATTCAAAATGCGAAGGTCGTGCCCGAAGATCCTTTTTACGTTGTTAATGCCGAGCTGTGGGAAAAATTAGATAACGACAATCAAGCAGCTCTAGTGATCCACGAAGCTATATTCCGAGCCGCACGGGGAACATGGTCTTCATCCCTGGTGCGACTGCTAAACTCGGCGGCATTTTCGGATCGCTTTGATAATCTACCGGTCGGTGCTTACTATAAATTTATGTCGGGGACGGAATTAGCCTCAACCGTAAAGGCGGTTTATGCCGGCAACGATGTTTGGTATTACCAGCTTGAAGAGCAGTGGAACTTTAGGCATTTCTTTTCTTTGCCACGATTTGAAAATTCCGCAGATATAGGTGTGACCTGGGAACGGGCTTGCGGCTTTACTTGGGGAAAACCCATTACGCCCGCAGATCTGCCGGTGATGAAAGATCTGGTGCAAAATAATTACGGCACTCCGGAGACCGTTCCGGTTTGGGTTCAGACAGGCGAAGCAAACGCTCAACCCTTCTGGCTCAGTTTACTGGCGCCGGTGCAAAGCGTACTTCAAGAGGCTAAATATCAAGTATGGTGCAAAGGAGCGAAGTTTCCTTATTAAGTCCTGATGGGGTGGGTCGCAAATGCAGCTGTGCAGCGCTCTGAAGTGATCCCCGGCGCATCGCGCCAGGGCTGCTCTTAAAAATGGCAACTCGACTTAAATATTGATTCTTCCTAATAATAATGATGAATTTTTATGTCATCGTTCAAATTGGAGGACTCATGTTTAACGGACTTCTTGTATCTACAGCTCACGCGCAAACCGCGACTGGCTCTCAGCCCTCGGCCTTCGAAATGTTTGTGCCGTTTATCTTTATCTTTGTTATTTTTTACTTCCTTATTATTCGCCCCCAATCCAAACGCCAAAAAGATCATCAGAAATTTTTGACGGAAGTGAAACGTGGGGACGAGGTGGTGACTTCATCGGGCATTTTAGGCCGCATTGAAGGTATCACGGACCAATTCGTGACTTTGGAAATTGCTGACGGCGTGCGCGTGAAAATGCTTCGCAGTCAGATTGCAACATCTCAGAAAGCAGCAACACAAGAGGAAAAGAAATAATGGACGGACTTCGTTGGAGATCGATTCTCGCGGCTTTAGGAATCGCGGCGGCACTTGTTTGGGTGGTGCCGAATGTAGTAAGCTTTGGTGAAAACTCATGGTGGCCAAGCAAGCAAAAGCTCAACTATGGCTTGGACATTCAAGGTGGTTTGCACCTTGTAATGGGTGTTGACGTAGACGGCGTTGTTCGTGAAAGCACCAACCGCTTGATTGCGGCTTTAAAAGTTGAAATGCCGAAAGAAAACGTCAAAGTGGCTGACATCAAATCTGAAAAACCAGAAGCCGGCGAAATCACTTTCGTGGTAGCTCAAGCCTCTGATAAGGCGGCTGTTGAAAAATTCATCGCCGATAAACATCCGACGCAGTTGCAGGTTGTAAGCTCAACCGACACAACTATTTTGGCTCGCTACTTTGATGCGTATTTGAATGACTATAAAAATCGCGTTATTCAACAAGCCATCGAAACCATCCGTAATCGTATCGATGAATTCGGGGTGGCAGAGCCTTCGATTTCTCAACAAGGTGCAAACCGCATCCTAGTTCAATTACCGGGTATGGCCGATGCTGAAAAAGCAAAACAGTTGATCAATACCACGGCTAAATTGGATTTCATGATCGTGGATACTAGCATGCAGCAAGCGACTTTACAAAATCTAGTCAACGAAGCTGAAAAAGCCGGGAACTATAATTTGCAGTCAATGAAGTATTCGGAGTACGTCGCGAAGATCAACGAAGATCTTAAAGGCAAAATCCCTGAAAAAACCGCTGTGTACTTTGAAAAAGCGGGCAACGTAACGACTATCGATGCGGGGGCCATTCCTCATTTACTTAGAACAGACACGGATCTTGGTGGGGGCTCTTTGGATGACGCCTTTGTTGGGTATGACCAATACGGCGCCCCTCAAGTGTCACTGAACTTCAACGCCGCTGGCGCAGCGAAGTTTGCCGACCTAACAGGTAACAACGTGGGTAAGCAAATGGCGATCGTTTTGGATAAAATCGTCAAATCAGCACCCAGCATCCGTGATCGTATTGCGGGTGGCAGTGCGGTGATCACTTTGGGTTCTACCGGTGATCGTAATAAGAGCATGGATGAAGCAAAGATGATTTCAACATCTCTTCGTGCGGGGGCCTTGCCAGCGTCTTTAGAGCAGCTTGAAGAGCGTCGTGTAGGTCCTACATTGGGAGCAGATGCTTTACATAAAGCGATGATGGGGGCTTATGCCGGGGCGGCTTTGATCGTTCTTTTCATGCTTGTCTATTATAAGACCATGGGTGCGGTGGCTTCTCTTTCACTAGCGGTGAACATTTTGTCACTTTTTGCTTTGATGACTTCAATGGGTTTCACACTGACATTGCCAGGTATTGCGGGTATCGCTTTGACAATTGGTTTTGCGGTCGATGCGAACGTTCTTATTAATGAACGTATTCGTGACGAAATTCGTATGGGCCATGGCATCCAAGTGGCGATCAAAGAAGGATACAGCCGTGCGATGTCGGCGATCATCGACGCCAATGCAACGACAGCCGCTACCGCCGTGGTTTTATTGTACTTCGGTACAGGCCCGGTGCGTGGTTTCGCCGTTACATTGTTAATCGGTATCATCACATCGTTGTTTGCGAACGTGTTTGTGTCCAAAGTTATCGTGGATAACATGGTCTACAAATTTAACTTTAAAAAAATTGCTGTATAGTTGGTGATGTAAATGAGCGTATTTAACGAAAACTCATATGGACGTTTTGATTTCGTAGGTAAAGCGTGGCTTTTCGGCGGAATCTCTTTAATTTTGACAGTGGCTTCTTTGATTTACCTTGCAGTCGCGGGTTTGAATTATGGTATCGACTTTAAAGGTGGTACCGAGATTCAGGTGAAGTTTGATCAGGGTGTGACGATTGAACAGGTTCGTGACACGGTGACTTCTTTAAATCTTGGAGATGTTGGCGTGCAATCTTTCGGTGAGGGAAATGAATACATCATTCGTTTCCAAGGTCGTGAAGGTGCCACGGATAAAGAAACCAATGAAATCCTAAATAAAGACTTAACTGTCATTCGTGAATCTATCACGAAAACTTTTGCGGCGAGCAATCCGGACATCCGCCGTGTTGACACCGTCGGACCTCAAGTGGGGGCGGAACTAAAACGTAACGGTTTACTAGCGGTATTTTACTGCTTGCTAGTGATCTTGATCTACGTTGCTTTGCGCTTTGACTATAAATATGCGCCGGGCGCGGTTCTTTGCTTATTCCATGATGCGGTTATCACATTGGCCGTTTTCAACTTGGTGGGTAAAGAAGTGAATGTGGCCATCTTGGCTGCGATCATGACGTTGATTGGTTTCTCTTTAAATGACACCATCGTCGTATTTGACCGTATCCGTGAGGTTGAAGGCCATTCAACCGACAAAGGGTCAAAGTTTATCATTAACAGATCTATCAATGAGATGTTGATTCGTACTTTGATCACTTCAGGTTCCACATTCGTTTCTGCAATCTGCTTGTACATCTTTGCTGATGGCACAGTTGAAGACATCGCCTTTGCGATCAGCGTGGGTGTGTTCTTCGGTACTTATTCTTCTATTTACGTAGCCGCTCCGCTGGTTATGGCGATGGAAAAATTGGGTGCCATGAGAAAGTCTGCGACTAAAGCAGCTAGAGCTTAAGGATTAAAATGAACCCTTTATGGAAGTCGCGCGAATCAGCCGGAGAAGTCCAGGCTCCTTCTCAAGTGGGAGGAGGGTGGCCCTCTCTGATCGGAAAGATTCTTGCGGCCCGGGGGTTTGAAGACTCGGGGAATGTAGAAAAACTTCTCTTCCCCAAGCTCGCGGACTTGAAAGATCCTCTTTTGATGAAGGGGATGTCTCAAGCTCTTGAGCGCCTGGGTCAGGCGTATTTGAATAACGAAAAAATCTGCATCTATGCCGACTTCGATTTAGACGGAACATCAGGTCTAGCTCTTTTGAAGACGGGGATGCTTGCTTTGGGATTCCCTCGCGTTCAGCATTACCAACCCAAACGCTTGTCCGAAGGTTACGGTTTTCACGTGGCCGCGGTGGAAGAACTTCATCGTCAAGGGGTGACGGTTATTATCACGGTCGATGTCGGGATCACCGCCCATGCGGCCGTTTCAAGAGCTAAGGAATTAGGCATTGATGTCATCTTAACGGATCACCATTTGCCGGCGGATTCTATTCCGGACGCTTATGTTGTCGTGAACCCCAATCAAGGGGATTGCCTTTCGGATTTGGGATACCTCTGTGGCGCAGGTGTGGCCTTCTATCTTCTTCGTGGTTTAAAACGTTACTTTCAAGACCACCCACAACTGCCTAAAAATAATTGGGATTTAAAAGAAGTTTTAGATTATTTCACCATCGGTACTTTGACTGATATGGTGCCCTTGGTGGACGACAATCGTGTCTTAGTTAAGCACGGATTATTAAGGCTGGCTGACACCAAGCGTGCCGGACTTCGAGCTTTACTTGAAGAGTTGGATTTGGTGGATCGCCCCTTAACCAGTCAAGATGTGGCGATTCGTTTTGCGCCAAAATTAAACGCTCTTTCGCGCATGGAATCCGGCATTTTGCCGGTGGATATTTTCTTACTTGAAGATCAATCCCAAGCTCGCGATATGGTTCGTCAGGTGATGAAGAACAACTCCACCCGCGTGCAATTGCAAAACGATGCGGAAGTGGAAGCTCAAGAATTACTTAAAGAGTGGCCTCATAAAGACTTTGTTTTCGTGGCTTCTAAAAATTTCCATCGCGGGGTCGTGGGCTTGATTGCGACAAAGCTCACCCAAGTGTTCAATAAGCCGGCCTTTGTGGGTTCCGTCGGCGATGACGGCATGATTGTGGGCAGTGCGCGTTTACCGCAAGGACAAGAAGCGTGTTTGGTGACGGCGATGTCGGGATCCCAAGACATTTTAAGTCGTTTCGGGGGACATTCGGCGGCAGCGGGTTTTGAAATTGCTGAAACGCGGGTGCCACAGTTTATTACGCAGCTTTCTCAGCATTTTTCGGATTTGCGTGAAAAGCCCAAACCTTTAGAAATCTTCTATGATGTTGAGGCGAAACTGGCCGAAGTCAGCTCTGGACTTATGAAGTGGTATGACTTTGTCGGTCCTTTCGGCGTGGGTTTTAATATTCCGCTGATTCATTTTTCCCGGGTCCAAGTTCTTTCAAAACGAGAATTAAAAGGCGGCCACTTGCGTTTAAAAATTGCCGATGGCGATGGGCAGGGGGGCACAGAAGCATTGCTCTTTACACCGACTCCTCGTCAAGCAGCCACCTTGCAAGACATCCCGGGTTTTTATGATATTTTGGGTGAATTGCAGTGGAATTATTTTGCCGGACAGAAAACCATTCAAATCCTTATTCGTGATTTAAAGGCGGCTCCATGAGTTCGCGCTCTAAAAAAGTCGTTGTTCTTTTATCCGCCGGGCTTGATTCCACGGTGAATATTTATGAAGCCATCAAGCATCGCCATGAAGTGGTTTTAGCTTTGACGTTTAATTACGGACAAAGAGCCGCCGTGAAAGAAATCGAATGTTCGGCAAAGATCGCTAAGCACTTAAACGTGCCTCACAAAGTGATCGATCTGCCATGGTTTAAAGATTTTAATCGTTCGTCTTTGATCGTTGAATCAGAAAAGGTTCCGACCGGTAAAGACGTTGAGATTGATAATTTAGAAAAATCCCAAGACACCAAAAAATCCGTGTGGGTGCCGAATCGTAACGGCATCTTTTTAAATATCGCTGCCGCTTTTGCGGAAAGCCTGAATGCCACTTCGGTGATTCCGGGATTTAACGCCGAAGAAGCCGTGACTTTTCCGGATAACACCAAAGAGTTCATGGATAAGGCGACGCAAAGTTTGCATTATTCCACCAGCAATCATGTGACCGTGGGTTGTTACACCATCCACATGAAAAAGCCCGACATGGTTCGTTTAGGACAAGGCCTTAAAATCCCTTGGGAGATGAGCTGGCCTTGTTACTTCACCGGAGACAAATGGTGTGGGGAGTGTGAATCTTGTCAGCGCGCCAAGCGTGCTTTTGCCTCTGCCAATGTGGATGTAAAACATCTGTTTAAGGAAGCCTAAATGCTCAGCCAGTTTATCGAAAAAAAGATGACCTATGACGGAACGCAATTGCGTTCTTTATTTGCCTATCTTGATCATGGACTTTTAGGTCCTTCCGTTGTGGCGTTTCGCGGGCCTTGCAATATTTCTTTTGATCATATGGTGGACGGTGAAGATCTTTTGGCTCAGGCCGTGATCGCGGGTGATGATATGCTTCATTTCATTATTGAAGTGTTTGATCGCGATTTGTTTTCAGGTGTGGCTTTGCAAAGACTTTTTGCTTCGATCTGTCGTGATTACTTAAATCCGCAAGCGTTGCGGGCTTTGGGTGAACCCGGCCTTGTTCGTGATGGCGATGACATTTACTATTCGGATCGCAAGCTTTCTATTAGTATTGCGACGAAATCTCCGGTGTCGACGATGGTGCATTTCGCGATGAATGTGACCAACAAAGGAACACCCGTTAAAACCTTAAGCCTTGAAGATATCGGTGTTAAGCCCGAGATCGCGGCTGAAGACATCATGAAGCTGTTTAAGGCCGAATATCTTTCGATCATGGCGGCCACCCAAAAAGTGCGGCCGGTGCCTTAGTTCATGGTCCGATTATTATTACTAAAAAGTTCCGGGCGTCTTTTGCTGCGACGTCAAATCGGAATAAATTCATTTTTAAGTAGGTCTGTAGATTGCCAGATGGGCTGTCGTATTTGTTAATTTAACCCTTTTCGAAATTATCGAATTACGATAATGTGGTAATTATGAAAAAATCTTTGGAATTTAAGAATCCGTTTCATCCGGGGAAAGTATTATTAGAAGAATTTCTGATTCCACAAGAATTGACGCAAGCGCAGTTTGCGGATGACGTGGGTTGGACAAAAGCTAAGTTAAACGAAATTATCAAGGGCAAACGTGGTATTACGGCCGACACCGCTTTAGACCTTGCTGATGCCTTAGGAACAACGCCTGAAATTTGGATGAATATGCAAAGTGCGTTTGACTTAAGTGTAGCGCGCAAAACGCGAAAAAAAAGGGCTTAGGGCTGACTGTTTACCCACATCTTTAATTTGAGGTGGTTTTTTTCCCCTCGCCGGGAGGAGACACTGCATTGAGGATTTTATTTTTTAAGTTTTAAAAAAAGACATCTAAAAAAACCTCTTTGACAGAATCACGGAAACAAAACATTTTAAAAAAATCTCTTGCGGGTGTTTTTCTAAGTGCCCACCGAGGCTTTACGATGACTAAATAATTCTTCCCAACCCGCCCTCGTGTCTTCGATTTTCGCTAAGCTCAAAGAGTTTTATACGTTTACAGATCCCCTCTTAAAGCCTTTCGTAAAGACTTTAAAAAAACAGAAAAGAGCCAAATCTGAGAGCTAAAAAGCCGTGATATAACTTCCCAAATTCAAGGGAGTGGTCATGTCTTTAAAATTTTATTCTAACCAAGAGTTAATCCAAAGAATCGAAAAGCTTGTTCGCACGGAAAGAAAAATCACACACTTGGTTTTACTTCACATCAACGAAATCGAAACACGCAAGCTGCATTTAGATATGGGTTATGATGGGATGTATTCTTATTTAACCAAAGGCTTAGGATTTTCGGATGGGGCTGCTTACAGACGTTTGCAGTCAGCAAGGCTGTTAAACCAAGTCCCCGAGGTGGCGGAAAAAATTGAAGCAGGGACTTTAAATTTATCTCAACTCACTCAAGTGCAAAAATGCCTTACAGAAGCTTCGCAAAAAGGTGTGGTCGTCAGTGCATATCAGGCAACCCGCATCTTAGAAAAGATCGAAAATAAGAACGGCTTTGAGACTTTAAAAACCTTGGCTGCAGAGTTTGATATCCCAGCTCAAAGCTTTACAAAGCTTACGCCTCAAAAAGATCAGTCTGTGCGTTTAGAAGTGACACTTTCAGAACAACAATTTGCCGAGCTGGAGTTGGCAAGAAGTCTTTTGTCCCATGTTTTCCCAGATGGCCAGTGGTCCGATATTATTGGAAGTTTAGCTGAAAGATTTAATAAGAAAAAGTTAGGTGGAGGAAGGCTTCAGTTAGTAAATTAGGCACAACTTTTCAACGCAGTGTCTCCTCTCTGCGAAGTACAAAAAACCCACATCGAATAAAAGATGTGGGTAATAGTAAGGGGGCATGCCCCTTTTTTAATGCCCACTGTGGGCGTCTTTATTTTCTTTAAATTCTTTAAGGGGAAGTTTGTAGGTCACTTCGTTGCCAACCGCATTTTCGCGCGTGGCTTTAATACGAAGTTCCGCTTTCTTTGAATATTTTTGGCTAGCCACGCAGTGAAAGTGATTTCCACCCATCACCGAACAAGTAAATGGCACCTCTTTTTTACCGGCGACGGCCTTCATCTCTATTTTAGAATCTTTCACCGTCGGATTTTTAAATTCCATATCCAGTAAAAAAATATGCGCGTCTTGCTTTTCATCCAACATCAATTCGGTATGAAACCCACCGGGCATCTGAACGTGTCCTCCGTGAGGACCGGGTTTGTCTTCGCCGT contains:
- a CDS encoding TIGR02147 family protein, which encodes MSNYIELLKNEYQARKSQNKAYSERAFARQLGLSASFLKMLFQGQRHLSKIRAASVLKRLPWDEERKNQFLSSVYELTSQTQKRPRGKAILNMEKWSELPWYYFAIVEAFKLHGGNRAPREVQNSLEISDQDFHTALEQLTLLGLLKAHDRGSYTPAKNYEVDPALGPALESYHQQLLDRANKALQTTPAYSRDFRGVTLAFNKSRTVEAKAFIKRFHEAFEDHFRSDEADAVYQLSTSFFRMDKK
- a CDS encoding TIGR02147 family protein; this translates as MISYIDILKFEYGSRKRQNRAYSERAFARDLGVSASFLKALFQEKKHLSEARAKLVAKKLKISQNEQQEFLRVFYRTVASASKKKEGKAILKKDDISALSEWCCFVIVELVKIKQGVTSQEISAVIGISPLKTKNTLKLLVEKNMLVVKEGRFFSHLGAYEVPSMPSEAIRGYHRQMLTLAIKSLEAQTFENRDFRGLTLAIEKSRIGEAKKFLDKCVSEFERRFSAKEADAIYQLHTSFFKLNKKDF
- the secD gene encoding protein translocase subunit SecD translates to MDGLRWRSILAALGIAAALVWVVPNVVSFGENSWWPSKQKLNYGLDIQGGLHLVMGVDVDGVVRESTNRLIAALKVEMPKENVKVADIKSEKPEAGEITFVVAQASDKAAVEKFIADKHPTQLQVVSSTDTTILARYFDAYLNDYKNRVIQQAIETIRNRIDEFGVAEPSISQQGANRILVQLPGMADAEKAKQLINTTAKLDFMIVDTSMQQATLQNLVNEAEKAGNYNLQSMKYSEYVAKINEDLKGKIPEKTAVYFEKAGNVTTIDAGAIPHLLRTDTDLGGGSLDDAFVGYDQYGAPQVSLNFNAAGAAKFADLTGNNVGKQMAIVLDKIVKSAPSIRDRIAGGSAVITLGSTGDRNKSMDEAKMISTSLRAGALPASLEQLEERRVGPTLGADALHKAMMGAYAGAALIVLFMLVYYKTMGAVASLSLAVNILSLFALMTSMGFTLTLPGIAGIALTIGFAVDANVLINERIRDEIRMGHGIQVAIKEGYSRAMSAIIDANATTAATAVVLLYFGTGPVRGFAVTLLIGIITSLFANVFVSKVIVDNMVYKFNFKKIAV
- a CDS encoding HigA family addiction module antitoxin: MKKSLEFKNPFHPGKVLLEEFLIPQELTQAQFADDVGWTKAKLNEIIKGKRGITADTALDLADALGTTPEIWMNMQSAFDLSVARKTRKKRA
- the queC gene encoding 7-cyano-7-deazaguanine synthase QueC, which gives rise to MSSRSKKVVVLLSAGLDSTVNIYEAIKHRHEVVLALTFNYGQRAAVKEIECSAKIAKHLNVPHKVIDLPWFKDFNRSSLIVESEKVPTGKDVEIDNLEKSQDTKKSVWVPNRNGIFLNIAAAFAESLNATSVIPGFNAEEAVTFPDNTKEFMDKATQSLHYSTSNHVTVGCYTIHMKKPDMVRLGQGLKIPWEMSWPCYFTGDKWCGECESCQRAKRAFASANVDVKHLFKEA
- a CDS encoding DUF222 domain-containing protein; amino-acid sequence: MSLKFYSNQELIQRIEKLVRTERKITHLVLLHINEIETRKLHLDMGYDGMYSYLTKGLGFSDGAAYRRLQSARLLNQVPEVAEKIEAGTLNLSQLTQVQKCLTEASQKGVVVSAYQATRILEKIENKNGFETLKTLAAEFDIPAQSFTKLTPQKDQSVRLEVTLSEQQFAELELARSLLSHVFPDGQWSDIIGSLAERFNKKKLGGGRLQLVN
- a CDS encoding DUF366 family protein, translated to MLSQFIEKKMTYDGTQLRSLFAYLDHGLLGPSVVAFRGPCNISFDHMVDGEDLLAQAVIAGDDMLHFIIEVFDRDLFSGVALQRLFASICRDYLNPQALRALGEPGLVRDGDDIYYSDRKLSISIATKSPVSTMVHFAMNVTNKGTPVKTLSLEDIGVKPEIAAEDIMKLFKAEYLSIMAATQKVRPVP
- the recJ gene encoding single-stranded-DNA-specific exonuclease RecJ — its product is MNPLWKSRESAGEVQAPSQVGGGWPSLIGKILAARGFEDSGNVEKLLFPKLADLKDPLLMKGMSQALERLGQAYLNNEKICIYADFDLDGTSGLALLKTGMLALGFPRVQHYQPKRLSEGYGFHVAAVEELHRQGVTVIITVDVGITAHAAVSRAKELGIDVILTDHHLPADSIPDAYVVVNPNQGDCLSDLGYLCGAGVAFYLLRGLKRYFQDHPQLPKNNWDLKEVLDYFTIGTLTDMVPLVDDNRVLVKHGLLRLADTKRAGLRALLEELDLVDRPLTSQDVAIRFAPKLNALSRMESGILPVDIFLLEDQSQARDMVRQVMKNNSTRVQLQNDAEVEAQELLKEWPHKDFVFVASKNFHRGVVGLIATKLTQVFNKPAFVGSVGDDGMIVGSARLPQGQEACLVTAMSGSQDILSRFGGHSAAAGFEIAETRVPQFITQLSQHFSDLREKPKPLEIFYDVEAKLAEVSSGLMKWYDFVGPFGVGFNIPLIHFSRVQVLSKRELKGGHLRLKIADGDGQGGTEALLFTPTPRQAATLQDIPGFYDILGELQWNYFAGQKTIQILIRDLKAAP
- the secF gene encoding protein translocase subunit SecF translates to MSVFNENSYGRFDFVGKAWLFGGISLILTVASLIYLAVAGLNYGIDFKGGTEIQVKFDQGVTIEQVRDTVTSLNLGDVGVQSFGEGNEYIIRFQGREGATDKETNEILNKDLTVIRESITKTFAASNPDIRRVDTVGPQVGAELKRNGLLAVFYCLLVILIYVALRFDYKYAPGAVLCLFHDAVITLAVFNLVGKEVNVAILAAIMTLIGFSLNDTIVVFDRIREVEGHSTDKGSKFIINRSINEMLIRTLITSGSTFVSAICLYIFADGTVEDIAFAISVGVFFGTYSSIYVAAPLVMAMEKLGAMRKSATKAARA
- the yajC gene encoding preprotein translocase subunit YajC, which encodes MFNGLLVSTAHAQTATGSQPSAFEMFVPFIFIFVIFYFLIIRPQSKRQKDHQKFLTEVKRGDEVVTSSGILGRIEGITDQFVTLEIADGVRVKMLRSQIATSQKAATQEEKK
- a CDS encoding trypsin-like serine protease, giving the protein MSKKVMAAILGLLISGCTSSSVRNPAMIGGSQVRAKSGVFLGDCSGTMIAPHIILTAGHCVYSYKESRELGPLLHKGREILINSFDGPDEKNIKRTFIVEIDRTEVHPSWKIALKNPQKSADVAADAPTVSDVGLVFLKQKLPVETAVLPGPDLLDQMPSDVIGFAVLGAGCTRRGDDFSAGAMKGALYNRASVKSHKVLVAPQDAITEAPAGPCKKDSGGGAFLLDKSAKNFESGPVVGVSSIMAGTAEDAMREAPTAFYIARIDRKDVLEWIQSKMKGKAPKETAPSL